DNA sequence from the Ovis canadensis isolate MfBH-ARS-UI-01 breed Bighorn chromosome 2, ARS-UI_OviCan_v2, whole genome shotgun sequence genome:
ctcagtAACTTATCATTCTTGGATATTTGCTACACCAGTTCTTCTATCCCCTTATTTCTCAGCAGCTTCTTAACTTCAAAGaagaccatttccttctctggatgtGGAGTACAAATGTTTCTCTCCTTTGCTATGGGAGCCACGGAATGTGTCCTTCTAAGCATGATGGCAtttgaccgctatgtggccatctgcaacCCTCTGAGATACCCCATCATTATGAGCAAGAATTTGTATGTGCCTATGGCTGCAGGGTCCTGGATTGCAGGGGGTGTCAATTCTATGTTGCAGACCTCTCTTGCAATGCGGCTTCCTTTTTGTGGGGATAATGTTATTAATCATTTTACTTGTGAAATCTTGGCTGTCTTAAAATTGGCCTGTGCTGATATCTCCGTAAATGTTATCAGCATGGTTGTTGCTAATATGATTTTTCTTGTGGTCCcagtactttttattttcatttcctatgTTTTCATTCTCTCTACCATCCTGAGGATTCCTTCTTCAGAaggaaggcacaaagccttctctACCTGCTCTGCCCACTTAACAGTGGTGATTATATTCTATGGAACCATCCTCTTCATGTATGCAAAGCCCAAGGCTAAAGATTCCTCTGGTATAGACAAAGTCCAAGTCACAGACATAATCATCTCTCTCTTCTATGGAGTCGTGACGCCTATGCTCAATCCTCTCATCTACAGTTTGAGGAACAAAGACGTGAAGGCAGCTGTGAAGAATATACTCTGTCAGAAATGCTTCTCAGGAGAAAAGTgaatgttgctttaaaaaaattcatttactcTGAATGCAGGACTAGTTCTCACCTGTAAGTTCCAAAATAAATGTAAGGATTGGTAGCACCATTGATTCTTCAAAGTCTCATTTTTCTGTTCCTAGGGTCTAAATGTGAGAGAAATCTAAGGCCCACGTTCTTCATGACTCTcttaaagagaaaagggaaagaaatctaTGGGTAGAAAAGATTCTCACCCAAACCACAGTTAGTTTAACTCTAGAATGATGAGTTCTATAATCTTATGTAAAAAGAAGTAGCATTTAACTAGTTTAACCTCTTATCTTCTATGTGCATCAATTTTCTAGTTTCAAAACTTTCCTAGGAAGGTAAAGTACAAAGTGCCTTTTAAGGGTCAGCGTGCTAAATAAATTCAGCACTAAATGATTCATAATGGGGTAGTGTTTGACCTTAGAGAGGGATGACCACTTTTGGATGTTAGATACCTGGCTGTGTGTATATCATAGGAAAGAGTAGAAAAATGATGCTATTTTTCCTAGAGCTGATATTCTCTTGCCTGCAATCTGGCAAGCATACTTCTGTACAGAGTTGTCTGAAGGAATGTGAGGCTTTGTGCATACATGCCAACTGATGAGGAAATTTGGTCTATTTTGTTTCAGCAGATGAGTAGTGGTGACTTTGAGTGAAAATTATAATTACTGTTAAGTGACATAAAAATTACTTAGTTTCTGAAGAACTTGGGAACTTGGTAATAATGGATTTAAAGTGTCACAGATTAGGTGTTTTTACTGTTACATGAATTTCCTGTAAAATATGAGCTTTCCATTCATTCAAGGAGTCATCTCTTCCTTAATTCAATTATTCAATCAACCAGTGTTTACTGAGTATCTATTTTGTTTCAGGCATTATGCTACCTgttagcaatatatatatattgcaatatatatatatacacacataaatatatatatatatatacataaatataaatataaacaacatggaaatgaaaaccaaaacatcACCAAGGGGTGCACAATCTTGTGGAATATAGACTGacttgaaaaaaatatgaagaatatttaatattaaatatttacctTCTCCACTATTTTCTAAACTGGTTCCTTTGTTTGCATTCAAATGAAATGCGTTCATAGTATGTTGGATCTTTATTGCACTGAAGGAGTGAGGGTAGAATAGGACATTCTAAGAAGTCAGATCTCTGATACCCGCTAACCCTCTAGCTGGCTGTGCCTTTGTTTCTTATGTTCTGTGTTTCTTAATATTTCATTTgggaaaaatgaaagttgctgggaaaagttttaaaactaCTATGGTATACTATAGCATCTAGTAAGAGTTGTAAGAAAGAACTGGATACTTTTGAATTGGTGTTTTAGAGGGGTCATTTTGGAActgcagaggatgaagtggtacACCTCCTGCTGATAAATTCCTTGGTCACTTTCACATTTCTTGACCAGCCACTTGCCCTTACCTTGTTTTCCTTCCTGTAGGCTTCAGAGTACTGAGATCCACTCATTTCCTTGCAGTTTTTATTCCCATCCTGATTGGTTATGGAACAAGGTTTCTCAAATAACTTTCAtgattcattctttcctttaaagttttactttaattaatagaggcaacagagaagaaaaaaaagatagcaTGAATGGGAACATTCCACAGGTTTAGAAAATCTTCCAGACTTTACCAGAATTAGCTCTGATATAAGAGAACCAATTTGACTCCTGAATGCAAATTTCTTTCCTCATTCTTTCCTtatatttctgttccttttttggttttaaaCTTCACTAAAtacttaatgtattttttttttgtcactaaCACTATGCTCTGTAGTATTTCCCCCTCAACTGTGCAGTATTTACATTATTCTACCTTGTTCATTTGTGTTTACAAACATATTCATATATGCAAATGTAAAGAACATTTTAAGGAAACCTGGAGTCAAATAGTATGTTGTTAGACCATCTCTGAAATCACACATTCTCTGAGTTCTACGGTTATTAAAATCCAACTTGAAAAAGATCAGTTGGTCAATGTGAGGTGAGTATAGAGTGCAATCCTTTATATGAAAATGTTAGAAAACTTTAAGGTACTAGAGAAATGGgaaatatgattattttatatattagtttCTCAATAGCAGATCAGATCTCAAAACCAGATCCTGTATCACTATGAACTTCCCTATTAGAACTAAT
Encoded proteins:
- the LOC138434507 gene encoding olfactory receptor 13C7-like, producing MGKTNQSSVTEFVLLGLSGYPELEAIYFVLVLFMYMVILLGNGVIIIVSVCDSHLHTPMYFFLSNLSFLDICYTSSSIPLFLSSFLTSKKTISFSGCGVQMFLSFAMGATECVLLSMMAFDRYVAICNPLRYPIIMSKNLYVPMAAGSWIAGGVNSMLQTSLAMRLPFCGDNVINHFTCEILAVLKLACADISVNVISMVVANMIFLVVPVLFIFISYVFILSTILRIPSSEGRHKAFSTCSAHLTVVIIFYGTILFMYAKPKAKDSSGIDKVQVTDIIISLFYGVVTPMLNPLIYSLRNKDVKAAVKNILCQKCFSGEK